The window ATGGTCTTTGGCAATATGCCTGTTAGCGAAGAAGACGTGGCCGAGATCGGCCGCCTGGTCGAAGAAAATGCGCGCGTCGATGGAACGGGGACACTAACGGAACTGGCGCTGATCGAAGACTATCTGCGTGATACGTCCGCACTGGCGGCTGACGGCAAAGGGATGAAGGTCGTCGTCGATGCCGGAAACGGCGCAACGGCGCTGATCGCGCCGAAACTTTTTCGCGCGGCGGGTTATGAAGTGGTCGAACTGTATTGTGAGCCGGACGGACATTTTCCCAATCGTCCGCCCAATCCGGCGCTGGCCGAGAATCTGGCCGATCTGGGACGTGCAGTGCGGCAAAGCGGTGCGCAGCTCGGCGTCGCGTTCGACGGCGACGGCGACCGCGTCGGCTTTGTCGATGAAAACGGACGCCCGATCGACAATGACGACATCATCGTGCTCTTGGCGCGCGCCTTTTTGGAACACGAACCCGGCACGATCATTTATGATGCGAAATGTTCGATGGTCGCCGCCGAGGAAATCGTCAAAGCGGGCGGCAAGGCGGTGATGGCGCGGGCGGGGCATACGTTCAGCAAGGCGGCCTTCCTGCGCGAGCGCGCGCTGTTCGCCGGAGAGATCAGCGGACATTTCTTCTTTCGCGAACTCAATTATGACGACGGTATGTATGCCGGACTCCAGATCTGCCAGTTCGTAGCCGAGCACGGCTCTCTGGCCGAATTGGTCGATGCGATTCCGAACTATCTCTTGACGCCGGACATTCGGGTGAAATACGTTAAACCGGATAAAGAAGAAGTGCTCGAACAAATTGCGCTGGCGCTCGCCGCGTACCAACCGAACCGGATCGACGGCGTGCGCATCGATTTTGCCGACGGCTGGGGCATGATCCGCGCGTCGGTCACCGAGCCGCTCTTCACGCTGCGCTTTGAAGCAAAAACGCGCCAGCGGCTCGACGAAATCATCGAGCTTTTGCTGGCGGCGTTGCCGGATAAAATAAGAGCGGCAGTGCTTAACGCTTTACCGCCGCTGAATTGAAACGGATATAAAAAGTGGTTCCCTTGGGACTCGTATCGATTTTTAACCGGGCCTTGTGCTTTGCGGCGATGTTGTAACAGACCGCGAGGCCGAGGCCTGTTCCTTTGTCCTTGGTCGTGAAGAATGGCGTGCCCAGTTTTTCGATCATCGAAGAGGGAATGCCGCAGCCCTGGTCGCGGATCGATAGGACGATCTCTTCGCCCTCCAGTTTTGTACCAAGCGTCAACGTGCCCTGCGGCGTCATCGCTTCCAGGCCGTTGCGCGCCAGATTCAAAATCAGCTGACGGATCTCCTGGCTGTGCATGACCATGTCAGGCAGCTCGGGATCAAGATCCAATTCCAGGAACTTGTTTTGCATGATCGCGTCCGACTGAATCAGCGGCGTCAAAACCGTGACGATCTGATTCAGGTTCTGCTCTTCAAGCGGAGCGCTCTTGCCGCGCGCAAGCGAAAGGAATTCGCTGATGATCGTATTGGCGCGATCCAGTTCATCGACCATCAGATCGAAATAGTCGCGGTAGGGCTGGCACTCATCCTTGCTGCTTAAAAGCTGCAAAAAACCGCGTACCGTCGTCATCGGATTGCGCACCTCATGCCCGATGCTGGCCGCCAGTTCGCCGACCAGATTCAGCTGCGCCAGACGGGCCAACTCGTGTTTCAGTTTGACGGTGTCGCTAACGTCGCGGATGACGATCAGCACTTCGTTT of the Azotosporobacter soli genome contains:
- a CDS encoding phosphomannomutase/phosphoglucomutase: MKGVFKACDIRGVAGEELTAELAYRIGRAIGVKLAGRKVVVGGDIRLSTPWLKAELIKALLESGCQVTDVGILATPVFYYALRKTGADGGVMVTASHNPGKYNGFKMVFGNMPVSEEDVAEIGRLVEENARVDGTGTLTELALIEDYLRDTSALAADGKGMKVVVDAGNGATALIAPKLFRAAGYEVVELYCEPDGHFPNRPPNPALAENLADLGRAVRQSGAQLGVAFDGDGDRVGFVDENGRPIDNDDIIVLLARAFLEHEPGTIIYDAKCSMVAAEEIVKAGGKAVMARAGHTFSKAAFLRERALFAGEISGHFFFRELNYDDGMYAGLQICQFVAEHGSLAELVDAIPNYLLTPDIRVKYVKPDKEEVLEQIALALAAYQPNRIDGVRIDFADGWGMIRASVTEPLFTLRFEAKTRQRLDEIIELLLAALPDKIRAAVLNALPPLN